The following coding sequences are from one Vulpes vulpes isolate BD-2025 chromosome 12, VulVul3, whole genome shotgun sequence window:
- the NRGN gene encoding neurogranin → MDCCTESACSKPDDDILDIPLDDPGANAAAAKIQASFRGHMARKKIKSGERGRKGPGHGGTGGAGGARGGAGGGPSGD, encoded by the exons ATGGACTGCTGCACC gaGAGCGCGTGCTCCAAGCCGGACGACGACATCCTAGACATCCCGCTGGACGACCCCGGCGCCAACGCAGCCGCTGCCAAAATCCAGGCGAGTTTCCGGGGCCACATGGCGCGGAAGAAGATAAAGAGTGGAGAGCGCGGCCGGAAGGGCCCGGGCCACGGGGGAACGGGCGGAGCTGGGGGCGCCCGGGGAGGCGCGGGCGGCGGCCCCAGCGGAGACTAG